A genomic segment from Luteibacter aegosomatis encodes:
- a CDS encoding restriction endonuclease produces the protein MSGFKPVRHRYEDALTRVSWQAFERLIADHFRQLGYRVEHRGTGEGGHRTDGGIDLLLYRDLETILVQCKHWTAFQVPHNAVHELIGVMHTAAATGAIVITSGEFTKAAIDAAAKFRHIRLIDGRGVRAMLGPVAEPAPELPPLPTWATSSLPGPSKTGLSPRSHIAAAIAAVGVMGVALAMLYVFYIQEIQHARTMALHARATEAVTPSAVHAPRPVTEVVSTVDGHPAVVHGAPMSKRALAEWTRQNAEAMKILERTTPELP, from the coding sequence ATGAGCGGCTTCAAACCCGTTCGCCATCGCTATGAAGACGCACTGACCCGGGTATCGTGGCAGGCGTTCGAGCGGCTCATCGCCGACCACTTCCGTCAGCTGGGCTATCGCGTGGAACATCGCGGCACCGGCGAGGGCGGCCATCGCACCGACGGCGGCATCGACCTGCTGCTGTATCGCGACCTGGAGACCATCCTCGTGCAGTGCAAGCACTGGACCGCGTTCCAGGTGCCGCACAACGCCGTGCATGAACTGATCGGCGTGATGCATACCGCGGCGGCGACCGGCGCCATCGTGATCACCTCGGGCGAGTTCACCAAGGCGGCCATCGATGCCGCCGCGAAGTTCCGCCATATCCGCCTCATCGACGGACGCGGCGTGCGGGCCATGCTGGGGCCCGTCGCCGAACCGGCGCCCGAGCTGCCGCCGCTGCCCACGTGGGCAACCTCTTCCCTTCCAGGTCCGTCCAAGACCGGCCTGAGCCCGCGCTCCCACATCGCCGCCGCGATCGCCGCGGTGGGCGTGATGGGCGTGGCGTTGGCGATGCTCTATGTCTTCTACATCCAGGAGATCCAGCACGCGCGGACGATGGCGTTGCACGCGCGCGCCACCGAAGCGGTGACACCGTCGGCAGTGCACGCGCCCCGACCGGTGACCGAGGTCGTCAGCACGGTCGACGGGCACCCGGCGGTGGTGCATGGCGCACCGATGTCCAAACGGGCGCTTGCCGAGTGGACCCGGCAGAACGCCGAGGCCATGAAGATCCTCGAACGGACGACGCCCGAGTTGCCTTGA
- a CDS encoding lysozyme inhibitor LprI family protein, whose translation MKRKHLWWIALVLPGMATAAGFDCGKASTAGEKAVCASKDLSALDGKLSDAFRDVLKTHPELADDLRLDQRHWLATRDDTAWTFSSGTVGDTLPQVLADLYRHRIEVLQGIDRKPPPPLDTLKAGVAKLPAGPDDVLDALAREGVLTLATDRRIDDPKRLPFEPDAALRKALDDAGDRLVDRVLPGSPVSSVYLIGGTASCYVEAPYRLDGKRAVAIAMPPVWGDGDCMLRHALARVGRDVAALRMEASDADEVTLDASRWDGQRFAPGQTLSLRFDHALSLEGSACTPAQSPCDDFATQAMSWVARYDLRPQAGTIDRLPKGADKAAYEAAVAVARARGGLLDGKNDAGFAVLPDFGGRVASGRMTGYDSEATPFPLVFRGETLMGLIGHGHVGWRTNGDWLVSAWRLKNGTLEPVASAYVEVKRGRLLFSSVVPPGPRAEH comes from the coding sequence ATGAAACGTAAGCACCTATGGTGGATCGCCTTGGTCTTGCCGGGCATGGCCACGGCGGCGGGATTCGATTGCGGCAAGGCGTCTACCGCCGGGGAAAAAGCGGTTTGCGCATCGAAAGACCTCTCGGCCCTGGACGGCAAATTGTCCGATGCGTTTCGTGATGTGCTGAAGACCCATCCCGAGCTCGCCGACGACCTGCGCCTCGACCAGCGTCACTGGCTGGCGACGCGCGACGACACGGCATGGACGTTCTCGTCGGGCACGGTCGGCGACACCCTGCCCCAGGTGCTCGCCGACCTGTATCGCCACCGTATCGAGGTGCTGCAAGGCATCGACCGCAAGCCACCTCCTCCGCTGGATACGTTGAAGGCCGGCGTGGCGAAACTGCCCGCGGGGCCGGACGACGTCCTCGATGCCCTGGCCAGGGAGGGTGTGCTCACCCTCGCCACCGATCGCCGCATCGACGATCCGAAGCGGCTTCCTTTCGAGCCCGATGCCGCCTTGCGCAAGGCGCTCGATGACGCGGGCGATCGCCTGGTGGATCGCGTGTTGCCCGGTTCCCCGGTGAGTTCGGTGTACTTGATCGGAGGAACGGCGTCGTGTTACGTCGAAGCGCCCTACCGTCTCGACGGCAAGCGCGCCGTCGCCATCGCCATGCCGCCGGTGTGGGGTGACGGCGATTGCATGCTTCGGCACGCGTTGGCCCGCGTCGGTCGCGACGTGGCCGCATTGCGCATGGAGGCCTCCGATGCCGACGAGGTGACGCTGGACGCCAGCCGCTGGGACGGACAGCGGTTTGCGCCCGGCCAGACGTTGTCGCTGCGCTTCGATCATGCGTTGTCGCTGGAAGGGTCGGCGTGCACGCCGGCCCAGTCGCCTTGCGACGACTTCGCCACGCAGGCGATGTCATGGGTGGCGCGCTACGACCTCCGTCCGCAGGCAGGCACGATCGACCGCCTGCCGAAGGGCGCCGACAAGGCGGCCTATGAGGCGGCGGTGGCGGTGGCACGCGCCAGGGGAGGGCTGCTGGACGGCAAGAACGACGCCGGTTTCGCGGTGCTGCCGGACTTCGGCGGCCGGGTGGCCTCGGGCAGGATGACCGGCTACGACAGCGAAGCCACCCCGTTTCCGCTGGTGTTTCGCGGTGAGACGCTGATGGGCCTCATCGGTCATGGCCACGTCGGCTGGCGTACCAACGGCGACTGGCTGGTGTCGGCGTGGCGCCTGAAGAACGGTACGCTGGAGCCGGTGGCCTCGGCCTACGTCGAGGTCAAGCGCGGGCGCCTGCTGTTCTCGTCCGTCGTACCTCCGGGCCCGCGTGCGGAACATTGA
- a CDS encoding PH domain-containing protein has product MQTFSTGMSNTTRWTGMLALLVCIVAIVVMAGRVTDTVAVPLAGLLLVILSITFALSPLRYEIHGHELVVRRQVGRTTADLRGASVSRDDGAFRGLVRVFGNGGFFAFHGVFYSRRLGFVRVYARNRDHGVVVTLRNGKTWVLSPDEPDRMVAAMRAAAAS; this is encoded by the coding sequence ATGCAGACCTTTTCCACCGGCATGTCGAACACCACCCGCTGGACCGGCATGCTGGCCCTGCTGGTCTGCATCGTCGCGATCGTGGTGATGGCGGGACGCGTGACCGACACCGTCGCCGTACCGTTGGCGGGATTGCTGTTGGTGATCCTGTCCATCACCTTCGCGCTGTCGCCGCTGCGTTACGAGATCCACGGGCATGAGCTGGTGGTGCGTCGGCAGGTGGGGCGCACCACGGCCGACCTGCGCGGGGCGAGCGTGTCGCGTGACGACGGGGCGTTTCGCGGATTGGTTCGCGTGTTCGGCAACGGCGGGTTTTTCGCCTTCCATGGCGTGTTCTATTCGCGGCGCCTGGGCTTCGTGCGGGTGTACGCGCGCAACCGCGATCACGGGGTGGTGGTGACGTTGCGCAACGGGAAGACGTGGGTGTTGTCGCCGGACGAGCCCGATCGGATGGTGGCTGCCATGCGTGCGGCTGCCGCTTCGTAG
- the cycA gene encoding D-serine/D-alanine/glycine transporter has translation MSHPQESAEHLRRSLSNRHLQLIAIGGAIGTGLFMGSGKTISLAGPSILLVYLIIGVMLFFVMRAMGELLLSNLQYKSFIDFSTDLLGPWAGFFCGWTYWFCWIITAIADVIAIASYAQFWFPGLAPWIPALLCVGLLLTLNLTTVRLFGELEFWFALIKIVAICALIVTGFGMIAWHFRSPDGHVASLANLWSDGGFFPMGMGGFFAGFQIAVFAFVGIELVGTTAAETADPERNLPKAINSIPVRIILFYVFSLIVIMSVTPWRQVMPGKSPFVELFVLAGIPAAASLINFVVLTSATSSANSGIFSTSRMMYGLAEEDHAPAAFKRLSRAAVPSNGLFFSCLCLLGGAMLVYLIPNLVTAFTLVTTLSAILFMFVWSLILCAYIAYRKKRPELHAASRYRMPGGVVMCWVCLAFFAFVLVLLSLQADTRQALIASPAWFAILGIGYALRRRKP, from the coding sequence ATGTCCCACCCGCAGGAATCCGCCGAACACCTCCGGCGCAGCCTCTCCAACCGCCATCTCCAGCTCATCGCCATCGGCGGCGCGATCGGCACCGGCCTGTTCATGGGATCGGGCAAGACGATCAGCCTGGCCGGGCCGTCCATCCTGCTGGTGTACCTCATCATCGGCGTCATGCTGTTCTTCGTGATGCGCGCGATGGGCGAGCTGCTGCTCTCCAACCTCCAGTACAAGTCGTTCATCGATTTCTCCACCGACCTGCTCGGCCCCTGGGCCGGTTTCTTCTGCGGCTGGACGTACTGGTTCTGCTGGATCATCACCGCCATCGCCGACGTGATCGCGATCGCGTCGTATGCCCAGTTCTGGTTCCCGGGGCTCGCGCCGTGGATTCCCGCCCTGCTCTGCGTGGGCCTGCTGCTCACCCTCAACCTCACCACGGTGCGGCTGTTCGGCGAGCTGGAATTCTGGTTCGCGCTGATCAAGATCGTGGCGATCTGCGCGCTCATCGTCACCGGCTTCGGCATGATCGCCTGGCACTTCCGCTCGCCCGACGGACACGTGGCCTCGCTGGCCAACCTGTGGAGCGACGGCGGGTTCTTCCCGATGGGCATGGGCGGCTTCTTCGCCGGTTTCCAGATCGCCGTGTTCGCCTTCGTGGGCATCGAACTGGTGGGCACCACGGCGGCGGAAACCGCCGACCCCGAACGCAACCTGCCCAAGGCGATCAACTCGATCCCCGTGCGCATCATCCTGTTCTACGTGTTCTCGCTGATCGTGATCATGTCGGTGACGCCGTGGCGCCAGGTGATGCCCGGCAAGAGCCCCTTCGTGGAGCTGTTCGTGCTGGCCGGCATCCCTGCCGCGGCGAGCCTCATCAACTTCGTGGTGCTCACCTCGGCCACCTCGTCGGCCAACAGCGGCATCTTTTCCACCAGCCGCATGATGTATGGACTGGCCGAGGAGGACCACGCGCCGGCCGCGTTCAAGCGGTTGTCGCGTGCGGCGGTACCCTCCAACGGCCTGTTCTTCTCCTGCCTGTGCCTGCTCGGCGGCGCGATGCTCGTGTACCTGATCCCGAACCTGGTCACCGCGTTCACGCTGGTGACCACGTTGTCGGCCATCCTCTTCATGTTCGTGTGGTCGCTGATCCTGTGCGCCTACATCGCCTACCGGAAGAAGCGTCCCGAGCTGCACGCGGCCTCGCGTTACCGCATGCCCGGCGGCGTGGTCATGTGCTGGGTATGCCTGGCCTTCTTCGCCTTCGTGCTGGTGTTGCTGTCGTTGCAGGCGGATACGCGGCAGGCGCTGATCGCCAGCCCGGCGTGGTTCGCGATCCTGGGCATCGGCTACGCCCTGCGTCGTCGCAAGCCTTGA
- a CDS encoding nuclear transport factor 2 family protein, which produces MIDAVRESLIRAYVEAYNRFDVEGMLATLADGVRFEHHAGGELAVATDGKADFEKLARVGAAMFASRRQTLVSLEEREGRVVATVDFHGEVAEDIPDGPRAGTVIEMRGTSEFGFDGGAIARVIDRA; this is translated from the coding sequence ATGATCGATGCCGTGAGGGAATCGCTGATCCGGGCTTACGTCGAGGCTTATAACCGCTTCGACGTCGAGGGCATGCTCGCGACGCTGGCCGACGGGGTGCGTTTCGAACACCACGCCGGGGGAGAGCTGGCGGTCGCGACCGACGGCAAGGCCGACTTCGAAAAACTGGCGCGGGTGGGGGCGGCGATGTTCGCCTCGCGCAGGCAGACCCTCGTGTCGCTGGAGGAACGGGAGGGCCGGGTCGTCGCCACCGTCGATTTCCATGGGGAGGTCGCCGAGGACATCCCCGACGGGCCGCGCGCCGGAACGGTCATAGAGATGCGGGGGACGTCGGAGTTCGGGTTCGACGGCGGGGCGATCGCCCGGGTGATCGACCGGGCATGA
- a CDS encoding response regulator, translated as MATQRTILLVEDEPMIRDVTTWTLEDLGYVVHAAASREEAEKWLAENDAPDLLFTDMRMKGESDGRELAERYGKDMPVLVTSGEAAAQHTWLGGNMRYLPKPYDRKSLRVALDALL; from the coding sequence ATGGCTACCCAACGCACCATCCTTCTCGTCGAAGACGAACCCATGATTCGCGACGTCACCACCTGGACCCTGGAAGACCTGGGTTACGTGGTGCATGCGGCGGCGAGCCGGGAGGAGGCGGAGAAGTGGCTGGCGGAAAACGACGCGCCGGACCTGCTGTTCACCGACATGCGGATGAAGGGCGAAAGCGACGGTCGCGAGCTGGCCGAGCGATACGGCAAAGACATGCCGGTGCTGGTCACGTCCGGCGAGGCGGCAGCGCAACACACCTGGCTGGGCGGCAACATGAGGTACCTGCCGAAGCCGTACGACCGCAAGAGCCTGAGGGTGGCGCTCGACGCGTTGCTTTGA
- a CDS encoding STAS domain-containing protein, whose amino-acid sequence MSELSHRTIDTVRNNEAQLLDRWSANLESSGASRDSRIGSAELESQTREFLRLFVAGSATGDASSLASNEWSEARTFLEKLSRSRAMQGFDSHHTANFIFSLKRPMFDLLQKEYAGDAAELASQLWAVSELLDALGLHTIRAFQKSREEVIARQQEELLELSTPVVKLWDGVLALPMIGTLDSQRTQVVMESLLQRIVETGSEIAIIDITGVPTVDTLVAQHLLKTVTAIRLMGADAIISGVRPQIAQTIVHLGLDLQGIVTKANLADALALALKRSGFTVGRAS is encoded by the coding sequence ATGTCAGAGCTGAGCCATCGCACCATCGACACCGTTCGTAACAACGAGGCCCAGCTCCTGGACCGGTGGTCTGCCAACCTGGAGTCGAGCGGCGCCTCGCGCGACTCGCGCATCGGCAGCGCGGAGCTCGAATCGCAGACGCGCGAGTTCCTCCGCCTGTTCGTGGCCGGGTCCGCCACCGGCGATGCCTCGTCGCTGGCGAGCAACGAATGGAGCGAAGCGCGAACCTTCCTCGAGAAGCTTTCCCGCAGCCGCGCGATGCAGGGCTTCGACTCGCATCACACGGCCAACTTCATCTTCTCGCTGAAGCGGCCGATGTTCGACCTGCTGCAAAAGGAGTATGCCGGCGACGCGGCCGAACTGGCCTCGCAGCTGTGGGCCGTCTCCGAACTGCTCGATGCGCTGGGCCTGCACACCATCCGGGCCTTCCAGAAGTCGCGCGAGGAAGTCATCGCCCGCCAGCAGGAAGAATTGCTCGAACTCTCCACCCCGGTGGTGAAGCTGTGGGACGGCGTGCTTGCGTTGCCGATGATCGGCACGCTGGATTCCCAGCGTACGCAGGTGGTGATGGAGTCGCTGCTCCAGCGCATCGTCGAAACCGGTTCGGAAATCGCCATCATCGACATCACCGGCGTTCCCACCGTGGATACGCTGGTGGCGCAGCACCTGCTGAAGACGGTCACGGCCATCCGCCTGATGGGTGCCGACGCCATCATCAGCGGCGTGCGTCCGCAGATCGCGCAGACGATCGTGCATCTCGGGCTCGACCTGCAGGGCATCGTGACCAAGGCCAACCTCGCCGACGCGCTCGCGCTGGCGTTGAAGCGGTCGGGATTCACGGTGGGCAGGGCGAGCTGA
- a CDS encoding STAS domain-containing protein — protein sequence MDRIPILRMGEFLLVTIQVDMHDQLALTLQDDLAEKITQTGARGVLIDISALDIVDSFIGRMIATISGLSRIMDAQTMVVGMQPAVAITLVELGLTLPGVSTALDVERGMKLLRERVHAE from the coding sequence GTGGACCGCATCCCCATCCTGCGCATGGGCGAGTTCCTGCTCGTCACCATCCAGGTCGACATGCACGATCAGCTCGCGCTGACCCTGCAGGACGACCTCGCCGAAAAGATCACCCAGACCGGCGCGCGGGGCGTGCTGATCGACATTTCCGCGCTGGATATCGTGGACTCCTTCATCGGCCGCATGATCGCCACGATCTCGGGCCTGTCGAGGATCATGGACGCGCAGACGATGGTGGTCGGCATGCAACCCGCCGTGGCGATCACCCTCGTGGAGCTGGGCCTGACCTTGCCCGGCGTGAGCACCGCGCTCGACGTGGAGCGCGGCATGAAGCTGCTGCGCGAACGCGTGCACGCCGAATGA
- a CDS encoding anti-sigma regulatory factor: MNGPASGTHPVRTEQDVVLARQQVRKLAVACGLRLVDQTKLVTAASELARNTVIYGGGGDMDWETLEDGARKGLRLVFRDEGPGISDMKLAMTDGWTSGGGLGLGLTGARRLVDEFSLESAPGSGTRVTICKWT, translated from the coding sequence ATGAACGGGCCGGCCAGCGGTACGCATCCCGTCCGCACCGAGCAGGACGTCGTGCTCGCGCGCCAGCAGGTCCGCAAACTCGCGGTCGCATGCGGACTGCGCCTCGTCGACCAGACCAAGCTCGTTACCGCCGCCAGCGAGCTGGCGCGCAACACCGTCATCTACGGCGGTGGCGGCGACATGGACTGGGAGACCCTGGAAGACGGCGCCCGGAAGGGCCTGCGCCTGGTGTTTCGCGACGAAGGCCCGGGCATTTCCGACATGAAGCTGGCGATGACCGACGGCTGGACCTCCGGCGGTGGCCTGGGCCTTGGCCTCACCGGTGCGCGGCGCCTGGTCGACGAATTCTCGCTGGAGAGCGCACCCGGCTCGGGCACCCGCGTGACGATCTGCAAATGGACCTGA
- a CDS encoding ATP-binding protein, which translates to MDLIVAGQPTLIVPVEDTTQIGQARRSATKAALEAGFDEADTGRVALVTTELSTNVLRHAGRGEIHVAIVPGRDTQGVQVVAVDRGPGFDFAVCLTDGHSTAGSRGEGLGAIRRQSQVMDAHADHRGSVVLSRMYPRGTAQADIRFGATQQALAGEPICGDGWAMALSDSAQGVLLVDGLGHGPAAHRAAAACVEAYVADHDGDPVEVMARLNAAMSGTRGGAVAMVRHAGGTLRYCGVGNIAGSLISADASRGLASHPGIMGMATRRMQAFDFPGATGKLLVMHSDGLQSRWSLRDYPGLANRHPAVVTSVLYRDFDRGRDDVTVFAISLEDRA; encoded by the coding sequence ATGGACCTGATCGTCGCCGGCCAGCCGACCCTCATCGTGCCCGTCGAGGACACCACCCAGATCGGCCAGGCGCGACGCTCGGCGACGAAGGCGGCCCTGGAGGCCGGCTTCGACGAGGCCGATACGGGACGCGTGGCGCTGGTCACCACCGAACTGTCGACCAACGTGCTGCGCCATGCGGGGCGCGGCGAAATCCACGTCGCCATCGTGCCCGGGCGGGACACGCAGGGCGTGCAGGTGGTCGCCGTGGACCGTGGCCCGGGCTTCGACTTCGCCGTCTGCCTGACCGACGGCCATTCCACCGCCGGTTCGCGCGGCGAGGGCCTGGGTGCGATCCGGCGCCAGTCGCAGGTGATGGACGCCCATGCCGACCACCGGGGCTCGGTCGTGCTGTCGCGCATGTATCCGCGCGGTACCGCCCAGGCGGACATCCGCTTCGGTGCCACCCAGCAGGCCCTGGCGGGTGAGCCGATCTGCGGCGACGGCTGGGCCATGGCCCTGTCGGACTCCGCCCAGGGTGTGCTGTTGGTGGACGGCCTCGGCCACGGCCCCGCGGCGCACCGGGCCGCGGCCGCGTGCGTGGAGGCCTACGTGGCGGACCATGACGGCGATCCCGTCGAGGTGATGGCCCGGCTCAATGCCGCCATGTCGGGTACGCGGGGCGGCGCGGTCGCGATGGTCCGGCATGCCGGCGGGACCCTGCGTTATTGCGGCGTAGGCAATATCGCCGGCAGCCTGATATCCGCCGACGCCTCGCGCGGCCTTGCCTCGCACCCCGGCATCATGGGCATGGCGACGCGCCGCATGCAGGCCTTCGATTTTCCCGGGGCGACGGGCAAGCTGCTGGTGATGCACAGCGACGGGCTGCAATCGCGCTGGAGCCTGCGCGATTACCCCGGCCTGGCCAACCGCCATCCCGCCGTGGTCACCTCGGTGCTGTATCGTGATTTCGATCGGGGCCGTGACGACGTCACGGTGTTCGCCATCTCGCTGGAGGATCGCGCATGA
- a CDS encoding sensor histidine kinase has product MSDSDALRAEIDALRAELDETNQGVLALYAELDNQAEQLRQASELKSRFLSYMSHEFRTPLGSILSMTRLLTDGLDGQLNVEQHKQVDFIAGAARELSDMVDDLLDLAKIEAGRITISPEWFELMDLFSALRGMFRPIVESSQTDLIFEEPRDMPRLYTDDKKLAQILRNYISNALKFTPRGEVRVSASLEGGDRVRFSVKDTGIGIPAELHDVLFDDFTQVDSPLQKRVRGTGLGLSLCRQFAHLLGGEVGMTSRIGKGSTFHVVLPLTLAVAEVADAGE; this is encoded by the coding sequence ATGAGCGACAGCGACGCCCTTCGTGCCGAAATCGATGCCCTGCGAGCGGAACTGGACGAAACCAACCAGGGCGTGCTCGCGCTCTACGCCGAACTGGACAACCAGGCCGAGCAGCTGCGCCAGGCGTCGGAGCTGAAGAGCCGCTTCCTGTCGTACATGAGCCATGAGTTCCGCACGCCGCTGGGCTCGATCCTCAGCATGACGCGCCTGCTCACCGACGGCCTGGACGGCCAGCTCAACGTCGAGCAGCACAAACAGGTGGATTTCATCGCCGGCGCCGCGCGCGAGCTGAGCGACATGGTGGACGACCTGCTCGACCTGGCGAAGATCGAGGCGGGGCGCATCACCATCTCGCCGGAATGGTTCGAGCTGATGGACCTGTTCTCCGCGTTGCGCGGCATGTTCCGTCCCATCGTCGAATCGAGCCAGACCGACCTCATCTTCGAGGAGCCCCGGGACATGCCCCGGCTCTATACCGACGACAAGAAACTCGCGCAGATCCTGCGCAACTACATTTCCAATGCGCTGAAATTCACGCCGCGCGGCGAGGTGCGCGTGTCGGCATCGTTGGAAGGCGGCGACCGCGTGCGTTTTTCGGTGAAGGACACCGGCATCGGCATCCCCGCCGAATTGCACGACGTGCTTTTCGACGACTTCACCCAGGTCGACTCGCCGCTGCAGAAACGCGTGCGCGGCACGGGCCTGGGACTTTCGTTGTGCCGCCAGTTCGCGCACCTGCTCGGTGGCGAGGTGGGCATGACCAGCCGCATCGGGAAGGGCTCCACGTTTCACGTGGTGCTGCCCTTGACCCTCGCCGTGGCGGAGGTGGCCGATGCCGGCGAGTAA